A single Osmerus mordax isolate fOsmMor3 chromosome 9, fOsmMor3.pri, whole genome shotgun sequence DNA region contains:
- the yju2 gene encoding splicing factor YJU2 yields the protein MSERKVLNKYYPPDFDPSKIPKLKLPKDRQYVVRLMAPFNMRCKTCGEYIYKGKKFNARKETVQNELYMGLPIFRFYIKCTRCLAEITFKTDPENTDYAMEHGATRNFQAEKLIEEEEKKIQKEREEEELNNPMKVLENRTRDSKMEMEVLENLQELKELNQRQAQVDFEGMIGLYRDLEQREKEREKEEDERDTRDMLERALVKRLRDSDSDPDEENSRTKPKRPSTDKPTDILTTDKPTDTQGPSGGVKKPKVESWERSVGTLGGGGALGSLVVRRKPVGDVVSKAGSTGPPAATYSHPVSTTVPPASPAKLFATQNGSSLSLVGAYSDSDDSE from the exons ATGTCTGAAAGAAAAGTTTTAAAC AAATACTATCCCCCAGACTTCGACCCTTCAAAAATCCCAAAGCTCAAACTCCCCAAAGATCGTCAGTATGTTGTCAGATTGATGGCTCCATTCAACATGAG GTGTAAGACGTGCGGAGAGTACATTTACAAGGGGAAAAAGTTTAATGCTCGCAAAGAGACTGTTCAGAATGAGCTGTACATGGGACTTCCCATCTTCCGGTTCTACATTAAGTGTACTCGTTGCTTGGCAGAGATTACCTTCAAG ACTGATCCTGAGAACACTGACTATGCCATGGAACACGGTGCCACAAGGAACTTCCAGGCAGAGAAACTgattgaggaagaggagaagaagatacagaaggagagagaagaggaggaactgAATAACCCCATGAAG GTTCTGGAGAACCGAACACGGGACTCTAAAATGGAAATGGAGGTTCTGGAAAAtcttcaggagctgaaggaACTGAACCAGAGGCAGGCCCAGGTGGACTTTGAGGGAATGATTGGCCTGTACCGAGacctggagcagagagaaaaagagcgtgagaaagaggaggatgagagagatacCAG AGATATGTTGGAGCGAGCTCTGGttaagagactgagagactcaGATTCTGACCCAGATGAGGAGAACAGCAGAACTAAACCAAAGAGACCCAGCACAGACAAGCCTACTGACATCCTGACCACAGACAAACCCACAGATACACAG gggcCCTCTGGAGGGGTGAAGAAGCCTAAGGTGGAGAGCTGGGAGCGGAGTGTGGGAaccctggggggtggaggagcttTGGGATCACTGGTTGTGAGGAGGAAACCAGTGGGTGATGTTGTTAGCAAAGCTGGGTCAACTGGCCCTCCAGCAGCCACGTACTCCCACCCAG TCTCAACAACTGTTCCACCTGCTTCCCCAGCTAAACTGTTCGCCACACAGAATGGGTCATCTCTCAGCCTTGTAGGGGCATATTCTGACAGTGATGACAGCGAATGA